A stretch of Ipomoea triloba cultivar NCNSP0323 chromosome 13, ASM357664v1 DNA encodes these proteins:
- the LOC116002796 gene encoding crocetin glucosyltransferase, chloroplastic-like codes for MKDCHVLLVMYPAQGQINPCLQFAKRLAKLGVKITFMTSISAINRMQESIEGVDFATFSDGYDAGFKGSMEDEYPEFYASLKARGSKAVADLIAAKRENGSPFSRVIYTTVMPWVGLLAGILQVPSTLLWVQAATIFDIFYYYFTGDEERFRSCTGDNDGVVELGGLMALSPREFPSYLLAEASNATDFMIAQLMKDHVELIKKEGRPKVLVNTFDALEFEALRVIEKVGLVGIGPLAPPAAYLDGVDPYCDGREKGNDYVEWLDSQAKGSVIYVAFGSYSDVPNQMMEEIAQGLVQTGRPFLWVMREGGNGENPEEKLSCKEDVEKQGKIVRWCSQAEVLQHFSVGCFVSHCGWNSTLEALTYGVPIVGCPLWTDQGCNSKLIQDVWKTGVRVNVNVKGIVEANELKRCIECIMGEGEIAQGLRNNATKFKALAKEAMREDGSSNVNLKAYVEEVLLGLV; via the coding sequence ATGAAGGATTGCCATGTCCTTTTAGTAATGTATCCAGCGCAAGGCCAAATTAATCCTTGTCTACAATTCGCAAAGCGCCTTGCAAAATTGGGCGTTAAGATCACCTTCATGACAAGTATCTCCGCCATCAATCGCATGCAGGAATCCATAGAAGGGGTAGACTTTGCAACCTTTTCGGACGGATACGATGCTGGGTTTAAGGGCTCCATGGAAGATGAGTACCCTGAGTTCTATGCTTCTTTAAAGGCTAGAGGGTCCAAAGCCGTGGCAGACCTTATCGCGGCTAAACGGGAAAATGGCTCCCCGTTCTCTCGAGTTATCTACACCACGGTTATGCCGTGGGTGGGTTTACTGGCGGGCATTCTTCAAGTTCCCAGCACGCTTCTTTGGGTTCAAGCCGCTACGATTTTCGATATTTTTTACTACTATTTCACGGGGGACGAGGAACGTTTTAGAAGTTGCACGGGGGATAATGATGGAGTGGTTGAGCTTGGAGGGTTGATGGCGCTTAGCCCAAGGGAGTTCCCTTCCTATTTGCTTGCGGAAGCTTCCAATGCCACGGATTTTATGATAGCACAACTCATGAAAGACCATGTTGAGCTGATTAAGAAAGAAGGGCGCCCCAAGGTTCTTGTGAACACTTTTGATGCGTTGGAGTTTGAGGCTTTGAGGGTTATAGAGAAGGTTGGATTGGTAGGAATTGGGCCCTTGGCTCCTCCTGCGGCCTACTTGGACGGGGTAGATCCTTATTGTGACGGGAGAGAAAAGGGTAACGATTATGTCGAGTGGCTGGATTCCCAGGCTAAAGGTAGTGTGATTTATGTAGCGTTTGGTAGCTATTCAGATGTACCAAATCAAATGATGGAGGAGATTGCACAAGGGCTAGTTCAAACGGGAAGGCCGTTTTTGTGGGTAATGAGGGAGGGTGGGAATGGCGAAAATCCGGAGGAGAAGTTGAGCTGCAAGGAGGACGTGGAAAAACAAGGGAAAATAGTGCGTTGGTGCTCACAAGCTGAGGTTTTACAGCATTTCAGCGTGGGATGTTTCGTGAGTCATTGTGGATGGAATTCCACTCTAGAGGCTCTGACTTATGGAGTCCCTATTGTGGGGTGCCCACTTTGGACCGATCAAGGGTGTAACTCTAAACTCATACAAGATGTTTGGAAGACTGGGGTTAGAGTGAATGTCAATGTGAAAGGCATTGTTGAGGCTAATGAATTGAAGAGGTGCATAGAATGCATAATGGGGGAAGGGGAGATAGCACAAGGGTTGAGAAATAATGCTACAAAATTCAAGGCTTTGGCTAAGGAAGCAATGAGGGAAGATGGCTCATCTAATGTCAATCTCAAGGCATATGTGGAGGAGGTGCTTCTTGGTCTTGTGTGA
- the LOC116001757 gene encoding crocetin glucosyltransferase, chloroplastic-like, whose protein sequence is MKDCNVLLVMYPAQGQINPCLQFAKRLVRLGVKVTFLTSISVVNRMPEPPSIHGVDFATFSDGCDAGFKGSDEEYLEFNASLRAKGSKAISDLLTAKLQEGSPIVQVIYTTFMPWVGLLAQSLGVPSTVLWIQPAAIFDIFYYYFTGYEERFRGDDIGVVELPGLMPLTAREIPSFLLPTASSATDFMIAQSMKDHIELIKKERPKVLVNTFDALEFEALRVIEKVGLVGIGPLVPSAYLDGEDPCDTSFGGDMRKKSNGYVEWLDSKAKGSVIYVAFGSYSELPDEMMEEIARGLVETRRPFLWVIREGGNDQKPEEKLSCKADLEKQGKIVRWGNQVEVLQHSSVGCFVSHCGWNSTLEALTSGVPMVGCPLWTDQWCNSKFIQDVWKTGIRVDVNEKGIIEANGLKKAIECIMGEEETGQGLRNNATKFKALAKEAMRENGSSYVNLKAYVDEVLLGHGQE, encoded by the coding sequence ATGAAGGATTGCAATGTCCTCTTAGTGATGTATCCGGCGCAAGGCCAAATCAATCCGTGTCTACAATTCGCAAAGCGCCTTGTGAGATTGGGAGTTAAGGTCACCTTCTTGACAAGTATCTCCGTCGTCAATCGCATGCCGGAACCGCCGTCCATTCACGGGGTAGACTTCGCCACCTTCTCCGACGGGTGCGACGCCGGGTTCAAGGGCTCCGACGAGGAGTACCTCGAGTTCAACGCTTCTTTAAGGGCAAAAGGGTCCAAAGCAATTTCAGATCTCCTCACGGCTAAACTCCAAGAAGGGTCCCCAATCGTTCAAGTTATATACACCACGTTTATGCCGTGGGTGGGCTTATTGGCCCAAAGTCTTGGAGTGCCCAGCACGGTTCTTTGGATTCAACCCGCCGCCATTTTCGACATTTTTTACTACTATTTCACGGGGTACGAGGAGAGGTTCAGAGGTGATGATATTGGAGTGGTTGAGCTTCCAGGGTTGATGCCGCTAACTGCGAGGGAGATCCCTTCCTTTTTGCTCCCTACGGCTTCTAGCGCTACTGATTTTATGATAGCTCAATCCATGAAAGACCATATTGAGCTGATTAAGAAAGAGAGACCCAAGGTTCTTGTGAACACTTTTGATGCGTTGGAGTTTGAGGCTTTGAGGGTTATAGAGAAGGTTGGGTTGGTAGGAATTGGCCCCTTGGTTCCTTCTGCCTACTTGGATGGGGAAGATCCTTGTGACACTTCGTTTGGGGGTGACATGAGAAAGAAGAGTAATGGTTATGTGGAGTGGTTGGATTCTAAGGCTAAAGGTAGTGTGATTTACGTAGCGTTTGGTAGTTACTCTGAGTTACCTGATGAAATGATGGAGGAAATTGCGCGAGGACTAGTTGAAACGAGAAGACCGTTTTTGTGGGTGATTAGGGAGGGAGGGAATGACCAAAAGCCGGAGGAGAAGTTGAGTTGCAAGGCAGATCTGGAAAAGCAAGGGAAAATAGTGCGTTGGGGCAATCAAGTCGAGGTTTTGCAACACTCTAGCGTGGGATGTTTTGTGAGTCACTGTGGATGGAATTCAACTTTAGAGGCTTTGACTTCTGGGGTCCCTATGGTGGGGTGCCCACTTTGGACGGATCAATGGTGTAACTCTAAGTTCATTCAAGATGTCTGGAAGACCGGGATTAGAGTGGATGTGAATGAGAAAGGCATTATTGAAGCTAATGGATTGAAGAAGGCCATAGAATGCATAATGGGTGAAGAGGAGACAGGACAAGGCTTGAGAAATAATGCTACAAAATTCAAGGCTTTAGCTAAGGAAGCAATGAGAGAAAATGGCTCATCTTATGTCAACCTCAAGGCATATGTGGATGAGGTGTTACTTGGTCATGGGCAAGAATAA